One region of Ptiloglossa arizonensis isolate GNS036 chromosome 8, iyPtiAriz1_principal, whole genome shotgun sequence genomic DNA includes:
- the Metrn gene encoding meteorin, with protein sequence MRTLTFIACSVLLLSLLRICIVSSAPMYEHAALQGADECDWIGSGGGDRGVRPVYLRCSRGTISWRYPRGALRIVLSPPILTGSVSKLHFEMIEKGGNNGNTSIGDIVRLSGFRTCTKVSGPVRVYLETRGKLRSMYSPRDGKHEASHRCFRAKKQPAALYIEAEEPLMSGERHDAKLQYDLELRYADNGRELRTRRFNEEEEEDCRPCSMDELAKAYCQSDFVARGTVSAVQRQPNLEAAELVLGIIKILRLIEENEGNNDVDVADSYDRRNIRVRVPTACDARHGQGEFVVMAKRRLGDLVLVCAPRLETWVKTVRELESAPCVLRS encoded by the exons ATGAGAACGCTTACGTTCATCGCCTGTTCAGTACTTTTGCTATCCTTATTACGTATTTGCATCGTGTCATCGGCCCCTATGTATGAACATGCTGCTCTCCAAGGCGCCGATGAATGCGATTGGATTGGAAG CGGAGGTGGTGACCGAGGTGTTCGACCCGTTTATCTTCGATGTTCGAGAGGGACCATATCTTGGCGGTATCCACGCGGAGCTTTGCGCATAGTTCTCTCGCCTCCTATTTTGACCGGATCTGTATCGAAACTTCATTTCGAAATGATCGAAAAAGGTGGTAATAACGGTAACACGAGTATCGGTGATATTGTCCGATTATCCGGATTTCGCACATGTACCAAGGTCTCTGGTCCGGTGAGAGTGTATTTGGAAACTCGTGGTAAACTTCGATCGATGTactctccaagagacggcaagcACGAAGCGTCCCATAGATGTTTCCGCGCGAAAAAACAGCCCGCGGCGCTTTACATCGAAGCGGAAGAACCTCTTATGTCGGGTGAACGTCACGATGCTAAATTACAATACGATTTGGAATTACGATACGCCGACAACGGTCGAGAATTGAGAACCCGTCGATTtaacgaggaggaggaagaggactgCAGACCGTGTTCTATGGATGAATTAGCTAAAGCCTATTGTCAAAGCGATTTTGTAGCCAGAGGTACAGTGAGTGCCGTTCAAAGACAACCAAATTTAGAAGCTGCCGAACTCGTGCTTGGGATAATTAAGATTTTGCGTTTAATCGAAGAAAACGAG GGCAATAACGATGTGGACGTTGCCGATTCGTACGACCGAAGAAACATTCGTGTAAGGGTACCGACTGcctgtgatgctcgacacggccAGGGCGAGTTTGTCGTAATGGCTAAACGAAGACTTGGTGATCTTGTTCTGGTCTGTGCACCGAGGCTGGAAACTTGGGTAAAAACGGTCCGTGAACTGGAAAGCGCACCTTGTGTACTTCGAAGTTAG